In one Babylonia areolata isolate BAREFJ2019XMU chromosome 12, ASM4173473v1, whole genome shotgun sequence genomic region, the following are encoded:
- the LOC143288004 gene encoding histone H2A: MSGRGKGGKVKGKSKSRSSRAGLQFPVGRIHRLLRKGNYAERVGAGAPVYLAAVLEYLAAEVLELAGNAARDNKKTRIIPRHLQLAIRNDEELNKLLSGVTIAQGGVLPNIQAVLLPKKSQTKAPGGKA, from the coding sequence aTGTCTGGACGTGGTAAAGGAGGAAAAGTCAAGGGAAAGAGCAAGTCCCGCTCTTCTCGCGCGGGACTGCAGTTCCCCGTGGGGCGTATCCACCGTCTCCTGCGCAAAGGCAACTATGCTGAGCGTGTGGGTGCTGGAGCCCCTGTGTACCTGGCCGCCGTGCTGGAGTACTTGGCCGCTGAAGTGCTGGAGTTGGCAGGCAACGCCGCCCGTGACAACAAGAAGACGAGAATCATCCCTCGTCACCTTCAGCTGGCCATCCGCAACGACGAGGAGCTGAACAAGCTCCTGTCCGGTGTGACTATCGCTCAGGGTGGTGTGCTGCCCAACATCCAGGCTGTGCTTCTGCCCAAGAAGTCCCAGACCAAGGCCCCCGGCGGCAAAGCCTAA
- the LOC143288006 gene encoding histone H4, whose protein sequence is MSGRGKGGKGLGKGGAKRHRKVLRDNIQGITKPAIRRLARRGGVKRISGLIYEETRGVLKVFLENVIRDAVTYTEHAKRKTVTAMDVVYALKRQGRTLYGFGG, encoded by the coding sequence ATGTCTGGTCGCGGCAAAGGAGGTAAGGGCCTGGGAAAGGGGGGCGCCAAGCGTCACCGCAAAGTTCTTCGTGACAACATCCAGGGTATCACGAAGCCCGCTATCCGTCGTCTGGCACGTCGTGGTGGTGTGAAGCGTATCTCCGGCTTGATCTACGAGGAGACCCGTGGTGTGCTCAAGGTTTTCCTTGAGAACGTTATCCGGGACGCTGTCACTTACACGGAGCATGCCAAGAGGAAGACAGTGACGGCCATGGATGTGGTGTACGCACTGAAGCGTCAGGGTCGCACCCTGTACGGCTTCGGCGGTTAG
- the LOC143288338 gene encoding histone H3 encodes MARTKQTARKSTGGKAPRKQLATKAARKSAPATGGVKKPHRYRPGTVALREIRRYQKSTELLIRKLPFQRLVREIAQDFKTDLRFQSSAVMALQEASEAYLVGLFEDTNLCAIHAKRVTIMPKDIQLARRIRGERA; translated from the coding sequence ATGGCCCGTACCAAGCAGACAGCCCGTAAGTCGACCGGAGGGAAAGCTCCACGCAAGCAGCTGGCCACCAAGGCTGCACGCAAGAGCGCCCCTGCCACGGGAGGTGTGAAGAAACCTCACCGTTACAGGCCCGGTACAGTGGCTCTTCGTGAGATCCGTCGTTACCAGAAGAGCACTGAGCTGCTGATCCGCAAGCTGCCCTTCCAGCGTCTGGTCCGTGAGATCGCTCAGGACTTCAAGACTGACCTGCGTTTCCAGAGCTCTGCCGTCATGGCCCTGCAGGAAGCCAGCGAGGCCTACCTGGTCGGTCTGTTCGAGGACACCAACCTGTGTGCCATCCACGCCAAGCGTGTGACCATCATGCCCAAGGACATCCAGCTGGCCCGTCGTATCCGAGGAGAGCGTGCTTAA
- the LOC143288007 gene encoding histone H2B, gonadal yields MPPKVSSKGAKKAGKAKAVRAGDKKRKRKRKESYAIYIYKVLKQVHPDTGISSKAMSIMNSFVNDIFERIAAEASRLAHYNKRSTITSREIQTAVRLLLPGELAKHAVSEGTKAVTKYTSSK; encoded by the coding sequence ATGCCACCCAAAGTCAGCTCCAAAGGTGCCAAGAAAGCCGGCAAGGCTAAGGCCGTCCGTGCCGGAGACAAGAAgcgcaagaggaagaggaaggaaagttATGCTATCTACATCTACAAGGTGCTGAAGCAGGTGCATCCTGACACTGGTATCAGCAGCAAAGCCATGTCCATCATGAACAGCTTCGTTAACGATATCTTTGAGAGAATCGCCGCTGAAGCTTCCAGACTGGCCCACTACAACAAGCGTTCCACCATCACCAGCCGCGAGATCCAGACTGCTGTGCGTCTGCTGCTGCCTGGTGAACTGGCCAAACACGCTGTCAGCGAGGGTACCAAGGCCGTCACCAAGTACACCAGCAGCAAGTAG
- the LOC143288343 gene encoding uncharacterized protein LOC143288343 isoform X1 produces the protein MPSVLMRKVNFCMCSGTRRKRPPLTRDGSHPRTAATRPSSASHWVRTARLIIDLASETERPTFETLVVRPMAASLAALSAKSLPGLGCNKFPQPRRPGRPSAIVPPPSRTTQTALLICWGMRPGRPGGGPQGAP, from the exons ATGCCATCTGTCCTGATGCGAAAGGTCAATTTTTGTATGTGCAGTGGGACCCGGAGGAAGAGACCTCCTCTAACACGGGACGGGTCCCACCCGCGAACAGCGGCCACTCGGCCCAGTTCTGCCTCCCACTGGGTGCGGACTGCCCGTCTGATCATTGATCTCGCCTCTGAAACCGAGAGGCCCACGTTCGAGACGTTGGTTGTCCGGCCCATGGCCGCCTCCTTGGCGGCTCTATCTGCCAAATCGTTACCAG GTCTGGGTTGTAACAAGTTCCCCCAACCCCGCAGGCCAGGGAGGCCATCTGCCATAGTTCCCCCCCCGTCACGAACCACTCAGACGGCGCTGCTGATTTGTTGGGGAATGAGACCCGGAAGGCCCGGCGGAGGACCTCAAGGAGCTCCCTGA
- the LOC143288343 gene encoding uncharacterized protein LOC143288343 isoform X3, with the protein MACLLSCTPLAPKKTRPGRPSQRPQQARRKAAARRVIQRGEAQGGSNSNPTPSHEEPPRASHQATSSKQTRRVVDQ; encoded by the exons ATGGCTTGTCTTCTATCGT GTACTCCCCTGGCGCCGAAGAAGACAAGACCGGGCCGCCCGAGCCAGAGACCCCAGCAAGCCAGGAGGAAGGCCGCCGCCCGCAGGGTCATCCAAAGGGGAGAAGCGCAAGGGGGGTCAAACAGCAATCCAACCCCCAGCCACGAAGAGCCACCAAGAGCCAGCCACCAAGCCACCAGCAGCAAGCAGACCAG GCGTGTTGTGGACCaatga
- the LOC143288343 gene encoding uncharacterized protein LOC143288343 isoform X4 produces the protein MKVLPWRRRRQDRAARARDPSKPGGRPPPAGSSKGEKRKGGQTAIQPPATKSHQEPATKPPAASRPGVLWTNEERD, from the exons aTGAAGGTACTCCCCTGGCGCCGAAGAAGACAAGACCGGGCCGCCCGAGCCAGAGACCCCAGCAAGCCAGGAGGAAGGCCGCCGCCCGCAGGGTCATCCAAAGGGGAGAAGCGCAAGGGGGGTCAAACAGCAATCCAACCCCCAGCCACGAAGAGCCACCAAGAGCCAGCCACCAAGCCACCAGCAGCAAGCAGACCAG GCGTGTTGTGGACCaatgaggagagagactga
- the LOC143288343 gene encoding uncharacterized protein LOC143288343 isoform X2, producing the protein MANEICPTGQYCGTRRKRPPLTRDGSHPRTAATRPSSASHWVRTARLVIDLASETERPTFETLIVRPMAASLAALSAKSLPGVLWTNEERD; encoded by the exons ATGGCCAATGAAATCTGCCCCACAGGGCAGTACTG TGGGACCCGGAGGAAGAGACCTCCTCTAACACGGGACGGGTCCCACCCGCGAACAGCGGCCACTCGGCCCAGTTCTGCCTCCCACTGGGTGCGGACTGCCCGTCTGGTCATTGATCTCGCCTCTGAAACCGAGAGGCCCACGTTCGAGACGTTGATTGTCCGGCCCATGGCCGCCTCCTTGGCGGCTCTATCTGCCAAATCGTTACCAG GCGTGTTGTGGACCaatgaggagagagactga